The stretch of DNA GCTTGTCGACGACCGTCACCCAGTACGTCGCGACGCCGAGCGCCACCACGCCGATGAGCACGTTCTGGATCATCTTGATCGTCACGGCGGTATCCAATGCCGTCCGATCGTCCTTCGATGCGAGCATCGTTCCGGCCGCGCCGACGGCGCCGGTCGAGTCGATCGTGCCGCCGATCCACGCGCCGCCGACCGCCGGCGGCAGGTCCATCGCGCGGATCACCGGCGGCATCACGAGCATCATCACCACCGTGAACGCCATCGACAGGCCGATCGCCAGCGACAACTCCTCCTTCTTCGCTCGACAAGCGGCGGCCGTCGCGATGGCGGCCGACACGCCACACACCGACATGTCGGCCGACACGACCATATTGAGCGACGGCGACTCGATCCGCAGCACGCGCTGGCCGAACCAGAAGGTCGTGCAGAGCACAACGGGCGTGACGATCCACGCCACCGCGATGCCCGGCAGCCCCAGCGCCAAGAGCTTGCCAAGCAAGACCTCGGCGCCGAGCAGCACGAGGCCGACCTTCATGTACAGCTCGGTCCGCACCGCGGGGCGCACCCAATCGGGCAGGCCGATCGTGTTGGAGATTAGCAGCCCCAGCACGATCGCCCACAGCGGGTAGGCGAGGCCCCAGTAGTTGAAGGTCTTCTGCTCTTCGCCGAGATACGCGACCAGCGCGAGCAGGAAGACAGCGCCGAACGCCGGAAGGAAGCGTCGCAGCGGCGTCCCATCCGCCAGCCGTGACGCCGCGCCAAACGTGATCGCCAACACAGCCGCGGCGCCCGCGATGCCGAACGTTCTGACGCCGAACGCAGGGAGAGGCGAGATTTCCCAAGCGCCGGGTGTCGTGAGCCAGGGCTTCAAGACGCCGGCGTCGCCTCCCGCGGCAAGCACAGCGCCAAACGAGATGAGCAGTAGTAGCCCGCCGAACACGACGGCGAGCCAGTCTTCAGTGAGTTTGGGCATCAACGGGTCGATCTCGTGCGACAAGCTGCGTGGGGCGTCACGAATCCCGCCCCGTTACGGCAGGTCTTATCGCCGAACGCCGCTCGCTACAAGCGCCGCCAGACCCAACGCCAGGCACGCCGTTGACGGCTCCGGAACCGCGTTGCTCGCGGCCGTCGCGCCGTAGTTGTCGGCCCACTCGGCGTACTCGGTGGGCGTACCACCCTGGTCGCGCCAAACGGTGTAGTCGGCGGCGTCGACGACCAAGTCGCCGTTGAAGTCGCCGGCGAGGCCTTCGTCAGGAATCGTCACGAGCAACTCATAGCTAGCGGATTCGTCGTGGGCGCCGACGAAGTCGTAGTCAGGATAGCCCGATACGCCGAACGTCAACGTTCCATCCTCCGGCACAACGCCCTCGATCAGAGAGAGCCTGCCGTCGTACGAGGTGTCCAAGTCATGGTCGTCGTCGAAGGCGATCTGACTACCGAACTCGTTGAACCAAGCGAGCACGGTGTCGATGCCGGCGCCGGTCGGGTCGAGCGTCTCAACGGTAAACGCCTCGCCTGGAGTCAGGCCGGTGTAGGTAAAGAAGTCGACGTCACCGACTTGGAGCGCGTTGTTGATCTCAACATTGTAAGAGCCGTTCAGCCACTCGAAATCGTTGAAGCTATGATCATCGACGGCGCCGGGTGAGAGCATGCCCGAGATCGTGAAGTTATCGACTTCATCGCCGAAGAAATCGAACACCGTGACGTAGGCCTCGTAGTTGCCCGACTCGCTGTGCCCGCCGAAGAAGAACTCGTCGGGGTAGCCGGTCACCGCAAAGTCGATCGACCCGCTGTTGGTGGGGACGCCATAAAGAGCCGATGCATGACCGTCGCCGTAGGGGCTGGCGTCGTCGTCGTAGAATTCGATATCGCCAAAGAACCCGCGCGAGCCAACGATCGTGTCGGGGTTGGCGCCACCGGAGGAACCGAACTCGTCTTCGACGAGCAGCACACCCGGCGGCAGGATCGTCGCGGTAAAGAAATCTTCGTTGGGCTCTTCAGCAGTCGCCGTCGTGAGCGCCGCTGATGCGAGGACAGCGATCGCTGCCAGACCCACGAATGCACGTCCGATCGCCATTGCCTGTGTCTCCCGAAGAGTGGTGCTTCCGCCGATGCTCCCGAGGGAGCGATATGACGCCGGGCGGATTGTAACCCCACCAACTGGCAGCCGGGTATGAATATCGCGGGCTTTTTGTCGCACGTTAATTCCCTTGTCCGTTGGCGCCCCGTTTGCTCCATAGAGGAAACAACCCTAACAGGAGCAAGACATGCCCAAACCTCCCCGCGAACGATTCCAGGACATCCTCGAGACCTTTACTGTCGGGATGCTCGTTACCGAAGGGCCCGACAAAGTCCTCACGGCGCGACCGATGAATGTGGCGGCGATTGATTCCGACGCCGACATTTGGTTCTGCACCCAGGTCGATACTCCTAAGACGGACGACATTCAGAGCCACCCCGATGTGCTGGTCGCCTTCCAAGACTCGGGACGCTATTTGACTCTAAATGGTCCCGCAGAGATCAACCGTAGCCGTTCGAAGATCAATGAGCTCTGGAATGAATCATGGAAAGTCTGGTTTCCCGACGGCCCGGATGATCCCAAGCTAGCGCTTCTGCACGTCAAAGCGACACACGGGCAGTATTGGGACAACAGCTGGCTACAGGGCTTGAGCTACGCCATCCGCGCGGGCCAAGCCTACTGGCGGGGTGAAGAACCTGAGATCCCAGAGGACGTCAACGCGAAGGTTGAGCTGCCGTAAGCTGTGGAGTTCGTCCTAGGGACGGGTCTAACCATTCATCAAAGGAGGTGGGCCATGTCCCCACTCGGTCTGATTCTGCTGATCGTTCTTGTCATGCTCGTGCTCGGCGCGGCGCCGGCGTGGCCACACGCCCGGAACTGGGGCTACGGTCCCAGCGGGGGCTTGGGCCTCGTGCTGGTGATCGTGCTGATCCTGGTCTTGATGGGCCGGATCTAAGGTCGTGGGCGCCTTGTGAAATACCACGGAGCCACCGAGGGCACGGAGAAACGCACAGTGGGGGCTATCTCTATGTGTCCTCGGAGTCCTCGGTGGCTCAGTGGTTAACGAGCGCACAAGCAACCGATAGCGATATCGCGCTGACCCCATGCCGCCCGGAGCATCGCTTCCGGGCGGCTTTTCTTCTGCGCAGAAGCGTTAGGCCGCAGCAAAACCGAGCGATCACGCCCGACTAGAATCAACGCCAGCGCACGGCGGCCCTGTGCGGTGGCTAATTCGCTGAATGACGACAAGTCCGATCGGGTGAGGAATAACGTGCTTCAGACTTTCGTGCGAGTCTCGGCGATGGCTTGCCTGCTGGTGGTTGCATATGAAATGAACGGCGCGATCGCCAACCAGACGGCGATCAAGTTTCTTGTCGATAAGGGCGAGTACGCCAAGGCCGAGGCGCTGCTGCAAGCGCAGGTCGATGATGTTGCAGCGCCAATCACCGGCGACGCCGCTGTGCAGCTCGAAACCATCCGCCGCATGCGGCGGGAGTTTCCCCTCAGCAAAGCGGAGGTGCTGAATCAGGTCCGAGAGACGATTCCCGATGCAACCGCCGAGGACATCGAGCGCTGGACCGAGTCGGGCGACTTGCACCACCGGGTGATCGACGGCGACCTACGCTACTTCCGCCGCGGCGCGTCCAACCTGCCGCGGCTCAACGACGACGCCAAGCGGCGCCGCGACGCCGCGCTCGAAGCGCGGGGCGAGAAGCCCAAGCCGCGGTTCGACCTGCCGAGCGTGATCCGCGAAGTCTACGCCGAGCGCGAGCGCACCGGCGCCGACGAGGTTTATCCCGTTCATCACCACGTCACCTACACGGTGACGGTGAAGGACTCGTGCGACCGCGTCGTCCCGGGGGCGACGGTGCGGGCGTGGCTCCCGTTCCCGCAGGAGTATCGCCATCAATCGCAGGTGCGACTCGTCAGCAGTTCACCGGAGGTGAAGCACACCGCGCCGAATGGCTCGCCGCACCGCACCGTCTACTTCGAAGAGACAATTGGCGCCGATGCGAAGCCGCCGGAGCTGGCGGTCGAGTTTGATTTCGTCACCGCTGCGTACTGCCCCGACCTCGACCCCGCCGCCGTGAAGCCTTACGGCCAGGGCGGCGAGACTTACCGCCAATACACCGCCGAACGGTTGCCGCACATCGCGCTAACTTCCGAAGTCCGCCAACTCGCCGCCTCGATCGTCGGCGACGAGAGCAACCCGCTCCGCAAGGCGCAGCGGCTGTTCACCTGGGTCTCGAAGAACATCACCTGGATCGGCGAGATGGAGTACGGCGCCGTGCCGAGCCTGTCGCTCAAGGGCCTCACGATGCGCTGCGGCGATTGCGGCGTGCAGAACATCTCGTTCGTCACGCTCTGCCGCGCGGTCGGCGTGCCGGCGCGGTGGCAGTCGGGCTTCGGCACGAAGCCCGGCGAAGAGAACATGCACGACTGGGCCGAGTTCTATGTCGAGCCGTGGGGCTGGCTCCCGGTGGACGCTTCGTACGGGTTGCAGAAGTCGGATGACCCCAAGGTCCGCGACTTCTTCTGCGGCCACATGGACCCGTACCGGTTGATCGTGAACCTCGACTACGCCCGCCCGCTCGACCCGCCCGCCACAAGCCTCCGCGCCGAGCCGAACGACTTCCAGCGCGGAGAGATCGAGATCGACGGCCACAACCTGTACTTCGACGACTGGCGGTGGGACCTGAAGGTCGAGACGAAGCGGGTCGAGTGACACGACCCCCAAAAAGGGTGGCTCCCCAGGCGCCCCTCTAGGAGGCTCTGGAAGGCCCTTCTACGGCGTTCGGAAGGGAGGCTTGGGAAACCCTTAGCGAGGCGTCAAAACGCGTCTAACGACCCTCTACGCGGCTCTAAACGCCTGTCCACGACTAAGCCAGGGGGCGTCGGCGCGGGCCCCCTACCCCCCTCCGACAGAGGGGTCGGACCGGGGGCCGTCCGTGAACGTCTGAGCCGGGGGGGCGAGAATTTATTGTCGGCGGCGACCGTTAGAGATTTATCGCCTGACGAGTAGCGTTGATCAAAAGGACACGAACCGGGGGCTAAGGCCCCGCGGCTGATAAGTCTTTACCAGATCAGCCGGCACGCCTTAACGTCCGGTTCTTTCGCTACGATTCCAACTTGCGGCAACGTTGCAAAGAATCGCGAGCCCTCGGCTCAGACGCTGCGGTGGATCGAGCGTGTCTTGAGGCGGCTACTCTTTCGTGTCGTCGGCGGGCTCGAACACGAACTTGTAGCGGAGCATCTTGATCGTCGGCGGACCGCCGCCCGGGATCATTAGCGGAGTCTTACCCACGTAAACGCTGCCGGGCTTGAGTTCCATGGGCGAGCCCATTCGGTAGGGCATCGGCATCAAGACACGTGCCGGTTCGACGGCGACCCGCTTGGGCTTGTCGCCGGTCTCCTTCAGTTTCGTGAGATTGCCTAAATCGACTTCGTCGAAGCCCTCTTCAACCACCCGCGTCCACGCCTCGCCGCCAGGCGTGGGACGGTGTATCAGGCGTGGGTCGGCGGCTAAGAAGAAGAGCCCCTCTTTCGACTGCCGGATGTTTAACCACATCCCGGGGAGCCCCATGTGCGAGAACTGCCCATTGACGAGTTTGAGGTCGGCGACCTGCTCGGCCTCGTCACCCTCGCCATCCTCATCGGCCTTGTCACTCTCGTCGGCCTTGTCACTCTCGTCAGCTGAGTCGGTTTCAACGATCCGCCAAGCGACCCGGACGGCGCCGTTAATCGCCTTCACCATCCGCAACTC from Botrimarina mediterranea encodes:
- a CDS encoding pyridoxamine 5'-phosphate oxidase family protein; this translates as MPKPPRERFQDILETFTVGMLVTEGPDKVLTARPMNVAAIDSDADIWFCTQVDTPKTDDIQSHPDVLVAFQDSGRYLTLNGPAEINRSRSKINELWNESWKVWFPDGPDDPKLALLHVKATHGQYWDNSWLQGLSYAIRAGQAYWRGEEPEIPEDVNAKVELP
- a CDS encoding DUF3309 family protein — encoded protein: MSPLGLILLIVLVMLVLGAAPAWPHARNWGYGPSGGLGLVLVIVLILVLMGRI
- a CDS encoding YeiH family protein; the encoded protein is MPKLTEDWLAVVFGGLLLLISFGAVLAAGGDAGVLKPWLTTPGAWEISPLPAFGVRTFGIAGAAAVLAITFGAASRLADGTPLRRFLPAFGAVFLLALVAYLGEEQKTFNYWGLAYPLWAIVLGLLISNTIGLPDWVRPAVRTELYMKVGLVLLGAEVLLGKLLALGLPGIAVAWIVTPVVLCTTFWFGQRVLRIESPSLNMVVSADMSVCGVSAAIATAAACRAKKEELSLAIGLSMAFTVVMMLVMPPVIRAMDLPPAVGGAWIGGTIDSTGAVGAAGTMLASKDDRTALDTAVTIKMIQNVLIGVVALGVATYWVTVVDKRSNSNILASPRRESGKEAPSNTPDLHRGLATPSGFAGALAEIWRRMPKFILGFLGASIAFSLLSELHPDGAALTKATLTGATKTLRGWCFALAFASIGLETNFRQLAGPLRSGKPLVLYACGQSLNLALTLAMSWLMFGVLFPPATPPQAATTDQPGLNVAEAGVDPSAMYWTDHPRAWAVSDGKR
- a CDS encoding transglutaminase-like domain-containing protein — translated: MLQTFVRVSAMACLLVVAYEMNGAIANQTAIKFLVDKGEYAKAEALLQAQVDDVAAPITGDAAVQLETIRRMRREFPLSKAEVLNQVRETIPDATAEDIERWTESGDLHHRVIDGDLRYFRRGASNLPRLNDDAKRRRDAALEARGEKPKPRFDLPSVIREVYAERERTGADEVYPVHHHVTYTVTVKDSCDRVVPGATVRAWLPFPQEYRHQSQVRLVSSSPEVKHTAPNGSPHRTVYFEETIGADAKPPELAVEFDFVTAAYCPDLDPAAVKPYGQGGETYRQYTAERLPHIALTSEVRQLAASIVGDESNPLRKAQRLFTWVSKNITWIGEMEYGAVPSLSLKGLTMRCGDCGVQNISFVTLCRAVGVPARWQSGFGTKPGEENMHDWAEFYVEPWGWLPVDASYGLQKSDDPKVRDFFCGHMDPYRLIVNLDYARPLDPPATSLRAEPNDFQRGEIEIDGHNLYFDDWRWDLKVETKRVE